The following proteins come from a genomic window of Gimesia chilikensis:
- a CDS encoding transposase, which produces MLNRSVARLTLFEKPDDYAAFMRVVEETWQKNPLPIFAMSVMPNHWHFVVRPTTDTQLTDFFRWLTVTHTMRWHAHYATGGTGHLYQGRFKSFPIQSDDHLLTVMRYVERNPLRANLVKKAEEWEFGSAWARQQKQVKPEWLAPLKNPPLPRNWRALVNKPQTDAELAALRKCIVRGTPFGNEKWASNTAQRLSLESTTRPRGRPRTRKES; this is translated from the coding sequence GTGCTGAACCGGTCTGTTGCGCGGCTGACTCTGTTTGAGAAGCCGGACGATTATGCTGCGTTCATGCGAGTCGTCGAGGAGACGTGGCAGAAGAATCCGCTGCCGATCTTTGCGATGTCTGTGATGCCCAACCACTGGCACTTTGTTGTGCGGCCCACGACAGATACCCAGTTGACGGACTTCTTCCGATGGCTCACCGTGACTCACACGATGCGCTGGCACGCTCATTACGCGACGGGCGGCACCGGGCATCTCTATCAGGGACGCTTCAAATCGTTTCCGATTCAATCGGACGACCATTTACTGACCGTCATGCGTTATGTCGAACGAAATCCGTTGCGGGCGAATCTGGTCAAGAAAGCAGAAGAGTGGGAGTTTGGCTCCGCCTGGGCCCGGCAGCAGAAGCAAGTTAAGCCGGAATGGCTGGCGCCACTCAAGAATCCGCCGCTGCCTCGAAACTGGCGGGCCCTGGTTAACAAACCCCAGACCGACGCCGAACTGGCCGCCCTGCGAAAATGCATTGTCCGCGGCACTCCTTTCGGCAACGAAAAATGGGCCAGCAACACCGCCCAAAGGCTGTCACTAGAAAGCACCACCCGACCCCGAGGCAGACCACGCACCAGAAAAGAGTCCTGA
- a CDS encoding transposase: MLNRSVARLTLFEKPDDYAAFMRVVEETWQKNPLPIFAMSVIPNHWHFVVRPKTDTQLTDFFRRLTVTHTMRWHAHYATGGTGHLYQGRFKSFPIQSDDHLLTVMRYVERNPLRANLVKIAEEWEFGSAWARQQKQVKPEWLATLKNPQLPRNWRALVNKPQTDAELAALRKCIVRGTPFGNEKWTSNTAQRLSLESTTRPRGRPRTRKES; this comes from the coding sequence GTGCTGAACCGGTCTGTTGCGCGGCTGACTCTGTTTGAGAAGCCGGACGATTATGCTGCGTTCATGCGAGTCGTCGAGGAAACGTGGCAGAAGAATCCTCTGCCGATCTTTGCGATGTCCGTGATTCCCAACCACTGGCACTTTGTCGTGCGACCCAAGACGGATACCCAGTTGACGGACTTCTTCCGACGGCTCACCGTGACCCACACGATGCGCTGGCACGCTCATTACGCGACGGGCGGCACCGGGCATCTCTATCAGGGACGCTTCAAATCGTTTCCGATTCAATCGGACGACCATTTACTGACCGTCATGCGTTATGTCGAACGCAACCCATTGCGGGCGAATCTGGTCAAGATAGCAGAAGAGTGGGAGTTTGGCTCCGCCTGGGCCCGGCAGCAGAAACAAGTTAAGCCGGAATGGTTGGCGACACTCAAGAATCCGCAGTTGCCACGGAACTGGCGGGCCCTGGTCAACAAACCCCAGACCGACGCCGAACTGGCCGCCCTGCGAAAATGCATTGTCCGCGGCACTCCCTTCGGCAATGAAAAATGGACCAGCAACACGGCCCAAAGGCTGTCACTGGAAAGCACCACCCGCCCCCGCGGCAGACCACGCACCAGAAAAGAGTCCTGA